Proteins encoded together in one Candidatus Bathyarchaeota archaeon window:
- a CDS encoding prepilin peptidase, whose product MEELLSWTRIIISLIFLAYASWSDFKTREVSNNVWTVFAPVAFLLTFAQFLFFPPFIDTLQSMINYGVSFAITSIFSIALFYVGAFGGADAKALICIALAMPLPLDFVEPLSGFVSFIFPITVFSNGVIIAALSVFYALLRNLLWRQRTGQKLFEGYENESFGRKTLALLCGYKVSVADLEGSFLYPLEDYQTTQQGEMKRRLLLFPNDENREKIVQRIIKAKSEGKTQNTIWATPGLPMLIFITIGLILALTMGDIVWIVLGRILR is encoded by the coding sequence ATGGAAGAGCTACTGTCTTGGACGCGCATCATCATTTCTTTAATCTTCTTAGCCTACGCTTCTTGGAGCGACTTTAAAACACGTGAAGTGAGCAATAATGTTTGGACTGTTTTTGCACCAGTCGCTTTCCTGCTGACTTTTGCGCAGTTCTTGTTTTTCCCACCCTTTATAGATACGCTTCAGTCAATGATTAATTATGGTGTCTCTTTCGCAATTACCTCCATTTTTTCAATAGCTCTATTTTATGTAGGAGCATTTGGCGGAGCAGACGCAAAAGCACTCATCTGTATAGCTTTGGCAATGCCGCTGCCTCTAGACTTTGTTGAGCCACTGTCAGGGTTTGTCTCTTTCATTTTTCCCATCACAGTCTTCAGCAACGGTGTAATAATTGCTGCTTTAAGCGTGTTCTATGCTCTCCTCCGCAACCTCTTGTGGAGACAAAGAACTGGTCAGAAACTCTTTGAAGGATACGAAAACGAATCGTTTGGGCGTAAAACATTAGCTTTATTGTGTGGCTACAAGGTTTCAGTTGCAGACTTGGAGGGATCGTTTCTGTATCCTCTTGAAGATTACCAGACGACACAACAAGGAGAGATGAAGAGACGCTTATTGTTATTTCCAAATGATGAGAACCGAGAAAAAATTGTTCAAAGAATCATCAAAGCCAAAAGTGAAGGAAAGACACAAAATACGATTTGGGCTACGCCTGGTTTGCCAATGTTAATCTTCATCACAATAGGTTTAATCTTAGCGCTTACAATGGGCGACATTGTTTGGATCGTACTAGGCAGAATTCTTAGATAA
- the rbcL gene encoding type III ribulose-bisphosphate carboxylase translates to MDFVDFSYSPKEDDLICDFYVEPRGIDIKVAAGGVAAESSIGTWTELTTVKTYVEKLRATVFEINGNNVRIAYPVELFELANMPNILSSIAGNVFGLGALRKLRLNDVYFPSKIADNFKGPKYGIDGVRKLLEVKDRALVGTIIKPKLGLKTEDHAEVAFNAWVGGCDIVKDDENLSSQQFNPFEDRVIKTLECRDKAEQETGEKKVYMVNVTSETSHMIERAQFVEEHGGRYMMVDILTCGFAALQTLRNQNFDLVIHAHRAGHAAFTKDSEHGVAMRVIAKVSRIIGVDQLHVGTAVGKMSETREEVLENCDALKAEIDGLKPVLPVASGGLHPSLVPALIEIFGKDFVIQAGGGIHGHRDGTVAGAKAMRQAVDAKMQGIVLEKYAETHKELKTALQMWR, encoded by the coding sequence GTGGACTTTGTCGACTTTTCATATAGCCCTAAAGAAGACGATTTAATCTGTGATTTTTATGTTGAGCCGAGAGGAATTGATATTAAAGTGGCTGCAGGCGGAGTTGCTGCTGAAAGTTCCATAGGAACATGGACTGAACTGACAACGGTGAAAACTTATGTGGAAAAATTGCGTGCCACAGTCTTCGAAATCAACGGAAACAACGTTCGCATAGCTTACCCAGTTGAGCTGTTCGAACTTGCTAATATGCCTAACATTCTCAGCAGCATAGCTGGAAACGTGTTCGGTTTGGGTGCTCTGCGGAAGCTTAGGCTTAACGATGTGTATTTTCCTTCAAAGATTGCTGACAATTTCAAAGGCCCGAAATATGGCATTGATGGAGTTCGAAAGCTTTTAGAGGTTAAAGATAGAGCGTTGGTTGGCACGATAATTAAGCCGAAACTTGGTTTGAAGACCGAGGATCACGCAGAAGTTGCCTTTAATGCGTGGGTTGGCGGGTGTGATATTGTGAAGGATGATGAAAACTTGAGCAGTCAACAATTTAATCCCTTCGAAGATCGTGTTATAAAAACTTTGGAGTGTAGAGATAAAGCTGAACAGGAGACTGGTGAAAAGAAGGTTTACATGGTTAACGTGACCTCAGAGACGAGTCATATGATAGAGCGGGCGCAGTTCGTGGAAGAACATGGTGGACGATATATGATGGTGGACATTCTTACTTGTGGTTTTGCTGCCTTGCAGACATTACGCAATCAAAACTTCGACCTAGTAATCCATGCTCACAGAGCGGGACATGCGGCGTTCACGAAAGACTCTGAGCATGGAGTTGCTATGCGGGTGATTGCTAAAGTATCTAGGATAATTGGAGTGGACCAGCTCCACGTGGGTACCGCTGTTGGAAAAATGTCTGAAACGAGAGAAGAGGTGTTGGAAAACTGTGACGCGCTAAAAGCTGAAATAGACGGTTTGAAGCCTGTTTTACCAGTGGCTTCAGGAGGTCTTCACCCAAGCTTGGTTCCAGCCTTAATTGAGATTTTCGGAAAAGACTTTGTTATTCAAGCGGGAGGAGGAATTCATGGTCACAGGGATGGTACCGTCGCTGGCGCCAAAGCGATGAGGCAGGCGGTTGACGCAAAAATGCAAGGCATAGTTCTAGAGAAATATGCAGAAACACACAAAGAACTGAAAACAGCGTTACAAATGTGGAGATAA
- a CDS encoding B12-binding domain-containing radical SAM protein, which translates to MPRKRLVHSESEGVLIVLTGSATDMSDFNLSPFRAFTGGFPTGIIPKRLLKKYWYPPVPNNKNGIARYAPYGMRKIEAVLIKEFGAENVAVVHPNNLQKVVGPKTKVVGISSMEPAGTGFVSRTYTSFVGFGGEPIAAAEFRELMNKPILRKWGAKIILGGTGAWQIHKAKLQKKYGIDCIVMGEGEKTALKIFHMALNGEELPLLVETESPDPEEIPCIIQPSIFGIVEVMRGCGRGCKFCSPTLRRRYSFPLDHVLKEVELNASKGTKMIILASEDLFLYQSKEKFLPDREAVVKLIKSIAAVPGVKYIQPAHASLAPVVYDPKMIEEISPILLEKSLWVTKGTRHSSVEIGIETGSIRLMNEHMKGKMLPYKPKEWHDVVTKGIEVMNENSIWPLATLIIGLPSETENDTIATLELVDKLKRSKLFYVPLLFTSEEDCMLKEARHMDLKHLTPLQWELIATCWKRNIEVFVSEDQYWKIRFGALIAYAIYYRWKHGRKVLKPIMRFSGWT; encoded by the coding sequence ATGCCAAGGAAAAGGCTTGTTCACTCAGAGAGTGAAGGGGTTCTCATTGTTCTCACAGGCTCCGCTACCGATATGAGCGATTTCAATCTCAGTCCCTTCAGGGCATTCACGGGAGGGTTCCCAACAGGCATTATTCCGAAAAGATTGCTGAAAAAGTATTGGTACCCGCCGGTGCCTAATAACAAAAATGGCATTGCTAGATATGCACCTTATGGAATGCGAAAAATCGAAGCCGTGTTGATTAAGGAATTTGGCGCCGAGAACGTTGCGGTTGTACATCCGAATAATCTGCAAAAGGTTGTGGGACCAAAAACAAAGGTTGTTGGAATCTCTTCTATGGAGCCAGCTGGAACAGGTTTTGTCAGCCGAACTTACACATCCTTTGTAGGCTTTGGTGGCGAACCCATAGCAGCTGCTGAATTCAGAGAACTAATGAACAAGCCAATTCTTCGAAAGTGGGGTGCTAAAATAATTCTTGGAGGCACAGGTGCATGGCAAATTCATAAAGCGAAACTGCAAAAGAAATACGGCATAGACTGCATTGTTATGGGTGAGGGTGAAAAGACAGCTTTGAAAATTTTTCATATGGCTCTCAATGGCGAAGAGCTTCCTCTACTAGTTGAAACCGAATCGCCTGACCCAGAAGAAATCCCATGCATTATACAACCGTCAATTTTTGGCATCGTGGAAGTTATGCGTGGCTGCGGACGCGGTTGTAAATTCTGCTCACCAACATTGAGGAGACGTTACTCCTTTCCTCTAGACCATGTCTTGAAAGAGGTTGAATTGAATGCGAGTAAGGGCACAAAAATGATAATTTTGGCTAGCGAAGACTTGTTTTTATACCAGTCTAAGGAGAAGTTTCTACCAGATCGTGAAGCGGTTGTAAAATTGATTAAATCAATTGCTGCTGTGCCTGGAGTCAAGTATATTCAACCTGCTCATGCGTCTTTGGCACCTGTTGTTTATGATCCTAAGATGATCGAAGAGATTAGTCCGATTCTTCTAGAGAAATCTCTGTGGGTTACGAAGGGCACTAGGCATAGCTCGGTTGAAATTGGCATAGAGACTGGAAGTATTCGACTTATGAATGAGCACATGAAAGGCAAAATGTTGCCGTACAAACCCAAGGAATGGCATGACGTAGTAACGAAGGGAATTGAAGTTATGAACGAAAACAGTATTTGGCCATTAGCAACATTAATCATTGGTTTGCCCAGTGAAACCGAGAATGATACGATCGCAACGCTTGAACTAGTAGACAAATTGAAACGCAGCAAACTATTCTATGTGCCCTTGCTGTTTACTTCGGAAGAAGACTGCATGCTCAAAGAGGCGCGACACATGGATTTAAAACATTTAACGCCGCTGCAATGGGAGCTTATAGCTACATGCTGGAAACGCAACATAGAGGTTTTCGTTTCGGAGGACCAGTATTGGAAGATAAGGTTTGGTGCATTGATTGCGTATGCGATTTATTATAGGTGGAAGCATGGAAGGAAGGTTTTGAAGCCGATAATGAGGTTTTCAGGATGGACTTGA
- a CDS encoding UbiA prenyltransferase family protein yields MKVGKSFSGTRWFSTLMVYLKVTRVGSWLGWLFSFGLGSIVLSLPTPERFFVVLFAFSLATASIFILNQYFDRKEDQENVFKSNMPIASERIAPRTALIFSLSLIILCLVLVILVDAYLLPLFVIYLTFGTAYSAPPFRLKTVPIADFIVSGVGAGFMPFLMGLELTGKLNSDVSLILLGAMPLMLIHCSGHVIQAIGDYKVDRKMGIHTFVVQYGRKNGAIVAGFMFVLACFSPLVYSVFGLLPYRHLFLFLVFFPLSVPIVGVMLIC; encoded by the coding sequence GTGAAGGTTGGTAAAAGCTTTTCAGGAACTCGCTGGTTCTCGACGCTTATGGTATACCTTAAGGTTACGAGAGTTGGGAGTTGGCTTGGGTGGCTTTTTAGTTTTGGCTTAGGAAGCATCGTCCTGAGTTTACCCACTCCTGAGCGCTTCTTTGTTGTCTTGTTTGCTTTCTCACTTGCTACAGCCAGTATCTTCATCTTGAATCAATACTTCGACCGAAAGGAGGATCAAGAGAACGTGTTCAAGTCTAATATGCCCATTGCCTCTGAGAGAATAGCGCCTCGGACAGCGTTAATCTTTTCCCTTTCGCTAATTATTCTATGTTTAGTTTTGGTAATTTTGGTTGATGCGTATCTCCTACCCTTGTTTGTCATCTATCTTACGTTCGGAACTGCATATTCTGCTCCCCCCTTCAGACTGAAAACAGTGCCAATCGCAGACTTTATAGTTTCAGGAGTAGGTGCTGGCTTCATGCCATTCTTAATGGGGTTGGAGTTAACTGGCAAGCTAAACTCTGATGTTTCATTGATTCTGTTAGGTGCCATGCCGCTAATGCTGATTCATTGTAGTGGTCACGTTATTCAGGCCATTGGAGACTATAAAGTAGACCGTAAAATGGGAATTCACACTTTTGTTGTCCAATACGGAAGAAAGAATGGTGCCATTGTCGCCGGATTTATGTTTGTATTAGCATGTTTCTCGCCCTTAGTCTATTCAGTTTTTGGTTTGCTGCCTTACAGACATTTATTCTTGTTTTTGGTATTCTTTCCCCTTTCCGTACCCATTGTCGGCGTTATGCTGATATGTTAA
- a CDS encoding DUF120 domain-containing protein, producing the protein MSSPHINTQSWRRQFMLYKLAEIGAYHRTVKVSTQYLAEKTGVSQQTASRNLIELDNLGWIKRSITPEGCLITLADVGKAQLKNLYSKLKVIIEAAHPISVTLEGVVFSGLGEGAYYVKQDGYRRQFIEKLGFDPYPGTLNIKLTSDYDMKTKQELEGYPAIEIEGFKDELRTFGAVKCYPAFINNKVKAVLMFAFRTHYDSSVLEIIAPQYLRNQLKIKDGQKVKLEIFTMP; encoded by the coding sequence GTGAGCAGCCCTCACATCAACACACAATCATGGAGACGACAATTTATGTTATACAAGCTTGCTGAGATAGGAGCTTACCATAGAACAGTGAAAGTCTCTACCCAATATCTAGCAGAAAAAACTGGTGTTTCTCAACAAACAGCCTCTCGCAACCTTATAGAACTCGACAACCTAGGCTGGATTAAACGGTCAATTACGCCAGAGGGCTGCCTAATCACGTTGGCTGATGTTGGGAAAGCGCAGTTGAAGAATTTGTATTCAAAGTTAAAAGTCATAATAGAAGCGGCTCACCCAATTTCAGTAACACTTGAAGGCGTAGTGTTTAGCGGTCTAGGCGAAGGTGCCTACTACGTTAAGCAAGACGGCTACCGAAGACAGTTCATTGAAAAACTTGGATTCGACCCATATCCTGGAACTTTAAACATCAAGTTAACCTCCGATTATGACATGAAAACCAAACAAGAGCTGGAAGGCTATCCAGCTATAGAAATCGAAGGCTTCAAAGATGAGTTGCGAACGTTTGGCGCAGTTAAATGCTACCCGGCTTTCATAAACAACAAAGTGAAAGCTGTCTTAATGTTTGCTTTTCGAACTCATTACGATTCCTCTGTGTTAGAAATCATCGCGCCTCAATACTTACGTAACCAGCTTAAAATTAAGGATGGACAGAAAGTGAAGCTTGAAATCTTCACAATGCCCTAA
- a CDS encoding rhomboid family intramembrane serine protease translates to MHVRRTYGFSPTFFLVVINLAVYIYTSFLGHNFIFTADSVLEVYGQYGYAVFHYGWWWQLITSMFVHVDIVHLASNTFFLLIFGLRAEELFTDTEYYTVYLASGLIGNLLSLFLPPLTVSAGASGAIFGLFGAVIVYLRKVVGRSVMGALLFAFMFLLITVSAGTNILAHFGGLVAGLGIGYWLAKNRKILMVY, encoded by the coding sequence ATGCACGTACGTAGAACCTACGGGTTTTCACCGACATTCTTCTTGGTGGTCATTAACTTAGCGGTTTACATCTATACGTCTTTCTTAGGGCACAACTTCATTTTCACTGCAGACAGTGTCCTAGAGGTATATGGCCAGTATGGTTACGCGGTTTTTCATTATGGTTGGTGGTGGCAGCTAATCACATCCATGTTCGTTCACGTTGATATAGTTCACCTCGCCAGTAATACGTTCTTCCTATTGATATTCGGGTTAAGAGCAGAAGAACTCTTCACCGACACCGAGTACTATACTGTCTACTTAGCCTCAGGGCTAATAGGTAACCTTCTCAGCCTATTCTTACCCCCATTAACAGTATCTGCTGGAGCTTCTGGCGCCATCTTCGGATTGTTCGGTGCCGTCATAGTGTATTTGAGGAAGGTGGTGGGACGTTCTGTGATGGGGGCTTTGCTTTTCGCTTTTATGTTCCTCCTGATTACCGTTTCTGCAGGTACAAACATACTAGCTCATTTTGGCGGCCTTGTCGCGGGATTAGGAATTGGATATTGGTTGGCGAAAAATCGAAAGATCTTAATGGTTTATTAG
- a CDS encoding right-handed parallel beta-helix repeat-containing protein: MCMLWSSNNTIIHSSVKSNTAYSVYLLSSHNTTLVENGIIENEYGVYLQSFCNNNITHNNIQYKEYDTTAIHLESSNSNIIYDNNFYTSNIKTDD; this comes from the coding sequence ATCTGTATGCTTTGGTCAAGCAACAATACTATAATTCACAGCAGTGTCAAAAGCAACACAGCGTACAGTGTCTACTTATTATCGTCTCACAACACTACCCTAGTTGAAAATGGCATCATAGAGAATGAATATGGGGTCTATTTACAATCCTTTTGCAACAACAACATAACTCATAACAATATTCAATACAAAGAATACGATACCACAGCTATCCACTTAGAATCATCAAACAGCAACATCATTTACGACAACAACTTTTACACGTCAAACATAAAGACTGATGATTAA
- a CDS encoding right-handed parallel beta-helix repeat-containing protein, whose protein sequence is MIKKVFSGIMIILLIFGASLACREATSNVLQPESTETIVRFEPQFLRVFVNGTFTIKVLVENVSSLYGFDIQITWNTTCLKYLNHTSTVPVEIYTGGLLHEPILWIKDEVNETGVPNAQPETRYQIIISSMAPAPTFNGSGSAFTMNFKALNQTGITTLNFTSIKIGDPVGQPILHASFNSVVEITTPTQTIIIPDDYSTIQEAINHANEGDTIYARNGTYYENVVVNKTVALIGEGKNSTIIDGDGKGHVIDAMANNVVIRDFTITNSKEWDNGIYVYTWNNITIQNNNIVDNFLGVELRESLNSTLSNNRMIGNQLNFLVGGSNLSHFIHDVDSSNLVDGRPVYYWINRKNEHVPVDAGYLALINCTNIMAKDLYIKNNGGILLVNTNNSTITQNHIERNWCGIMVRWSSNNTISLNNITRNTWDGVILNQSFHNTISDNNITINYQRGVVLSYSSYNMVYGNNVTKNQREGFDISESMNNTISGNNISANNYYGILFRNSSYNKVFHNNFINNPNDQVCSVNSVNVWDDGYPSGGNYWSDYVGIDSYHGPYQNETGGDGIGDTSYLIDENNTDTYPLMKPYPWDPHNIGVTSLKTSKTIAGQGFAVNISITVFNYGTSVETFNVTAYANTTAIASQNITLTSLNSTAVALTWNTTGWSKGNYTLNTYATPVPDEKDISDNNLTKGWVVITIPGDVDGDFDVDIYDVVKITGVYRSKIGDSDYKPNSDMNSDGIIDIYDVVICTSHYGQKDP, encoded by the coding sequence TTGATAAAAAAAGTATTCTCAGGAATAATGATAATTTTACTCATATTTGGCGCAAGTTTGGCTTGCAGAGAGGCAACGTCAAATGTTCTTCAGCCTGAATCCACTGAAACTATTGTAAGATTTGAACCCCAATTTCTTAGAGTTTTTGTGAACGGAACATTTACAATAAAAGTGCTCGTCGAAAATGTTTCATCACTTTACGGCTTTGACATACAAATCACTTGGAACACAACATGCTTAAAATATCTAAATCACACCTCAACAGTCCCAGTAGAAATATATACAGGCGGCTTACTCCATGAACCAATATTATGGATTAAGGATGAAGTAAATGAAACAGGCGTGCCTAATGCACAACCAGAGACACGATATCAAATAATTATTTCCTCAATGGCTCCAGCACCAACTTTTAATGGAAGCGGCAGTGCTTTCACGATGAATTTTAAAGCCTTAAACCAGACAGGAATAACAACATTAAATTTCACAAGTATCAAAATAGGCGATCCTGTCGGCCAGCCTATTCTACATGCATCCTTTAATTCTGTTGTAGAAATAACAACACCCACGCAAACCATCATTATTCCAGATGATTATTCGACTATCCAAGAAGCTATCAACCATGCAAATGAGGGCGACACGATCTATGCAAGAAATGGAACGTACTACGAAAATGTGGTTGTAAATAAGACAGTGGCCTTAATTGGAGAAGGAAAGAACAGCACAATCATCGACGGTGACGGAAAAGGCCACGTCATCGATGCAATGGCGAACAATGTGGTCATCAGAGATTTCACTATAACAAACAGCAAAGAGTGGGACAATGGCATTTATGTTTATACGTGGAACAACATAACTATTCAAAACAACAACATTGTGGATAATTTTTTGGGTGTCGAGCTAAGGGAGTCGCTTAACAGTACGCTTAGTAATAACCGTATGATTGGCAACCAACTCAACTTTTTGGTTGGTGGAAGCAACCTCTCACACTTCATTCATGATGTTGATTCGTCAAACCTTGTGGACGGTAGGCCAGTTTACTATTGGATTAACCGCAAAAATGAGCACGTCCCCGTTGACGCTGGGTATTTGGCGCTCATAAACTGCACAAACATAATGGCTAAAGATCTATACATCAAAAATAACGGCGGCATACTACTGGTCAATACTAACAACTCGACAATAACCCAAAACCACATAGAAAGAAACTGGTGTGGCATTATGGTGAGATGGTCTTCTAATAACACTATTTCTCTAAATAACATAACAAGAAACACATGGGACGGTGTCATTCTCAACCAGTCATTTCATAACACGATTTCTGACAACAACATAACAATAAACTACCAAAGAGGCGTAGTTCTAAGCTACTCATCTTACAATATGGTTTATGGAAACAACGTAACAAAAAACCAGCGGGAGGGCTTCGATATTTCGGAATCCATGAACAATACGATTTCTGGTAACAACATATCAGCAAACAACTATTATGGGATACTTTTTAGGAATTCATCGTACAATAAAGTTTTCCACAACAATTTCATCAACAACCCAAACGACCAAGTTTGTTCCGTCAACTCAGTGAACGTTTGGGACGATGGCTATCCTTCTGGTGGAAACTACTGGAGCGATTACGTAGGAATAGACTCCTATCATGGACCATATCAAAACGAGACAGGCGGTGACGGTATAGGCGATACATCATACCTTATAGACGAAAACAATACAGACACGTATCCGCTCATGAAACCTTACCCTTGGGACCCACACAACATAGGAGTAACAAGCCTCAAAACTTCAAAAACCATTGCTGGACAAGGATTCGCCGTTAACATAAGCATCACAGTTTTTAATTACGGCACCTCTGTCGAAACTTTTAACGTGACCGCTTACGCCAACACCACAGCCATAGCGTCTCAAAACATCACTCTAACAAGCCTAAACTCTACTGCCGTCGCCCTCACTTGGAACACCACAGGTTGGTCTAAAGGCAACTACACCCTTAACACCTATGCCACCCCAGTCCCAGACGAAAAGGACATCTCTGACAATAACCTTACAAAAGGCTGGGTAGTTATAACAATTCCAGGTGATGTTGACGGCGATTTTGACGTTGACATTTACGATGTCGTGAAGATTACTGGCGTTTACCGGTCTAAAATAGGCGATTCAGACTACAAGCCTAACTCAGACATGAACAGTGACGGCATAATCGACATCTACGACGTAGTCATCTGCACGAGCCACTACGGACAAAAAGACCCATAA
- a CDS encoding cohesin domain-containing protein: protein MSRKICVIAIISLLLFVSFSLSISVGSESNPELPDNYPTICVLPAEITAEVGETFTISVVVLDLTDNLYGFDIEFEWDAAIIEYISHVVTAPVESYEEGVLNSPILSAIDIVDPTAGTYLVAYASISPAEPFNGDGVFFTMTFEVLSSFNEQPFQIVSAMLSDDKGQPIIDYSHQNQGATFVTGDEVWEFIRQREKDPKAEGWLEWFRTQMRRHWGVG, encoded by the coding sequence ATGTCAAGGAAAATTTGCGTTATAGCAATTATTTCTTTGCTTTTGTTTGTGTCCTTTAGCCTAAGCATTAGTGTTGGATCCGAAAGCAATCCGGAGCTACCTGACAACTATCCTACGATTTGTGTCCTTCCTGCCGAGATAACTGCTGAGGTTGGTGAAACTTTCACAATTAGCGTTGTCGTCTTGGATCTTACCGATAACCTTTACGGATTCGACATCGAATTCGAGTGGGACGCCGCTATTATTGAATACATTAGCCACGTCGTCACGGCACCAGTAGAAAGCTATGAAGAGGGAGTTCTAAACAGCCCTATTTTATCCGCAATAGATATAGTTGACCCAACTGCCGGAACCTACTTAGTTGCGTATGCTTCAATATCACCTGCTGAACCATTCAATGGAGACGGTGTTTTCTTTACTATGACCTTTGAAGTGCTCTCCTCATTTAATGAACAGCCATTTCAAATAGTCAGCGCGATGCTCTCCGACGACAAAGGCCAGCCCATAATAGATTATTCACACCAAAATCAAGGGGCAACATTCGTGACGGGCGACGAAGTGTGGGAGTTTATACGCCAACGTGAGAAAGATCCGAAGGCAGAAGGCTGGCTGGAATGGTTTAGGACACAAATGCGGCGACATTGGGGTGTAGGCTAG